In Populus alba chromosome 1, ASM523922v2, whole genome shotgun sequence, a single window of DNA contains:
- the LOC118055338 gene encoding GDSL esterase/lipase At1g29670 produces the protein MACKIKTWYAILVLLKLVSQLQDCAHAAPQVPCFFIFGDSLADNGNNNHLATDAKANYPPFGIDFLNQTSTGRFTNGRTTVDVIGELLGLDKIIPSFATARARDILIGVNYASGGAGIRDETGKQLGGRISLNRQLQNHKVTLSSLIKLRGTRESAANHLNKCLYYVAMGSNDYLNNYFVPGYYNTSRLYTPEQYAKVLIVQYYKQLKRLYHLGARKIALPGLGPVGSIPYAFSNLCRSNVATCVANINSAAQVFDARLVLLVDRLNRDLKDAHFIYLNSSGMSSGDPSVLGFKVVDVGCCPVRSDGQCIPNSNPCKNRTEYVFWDAFHPTEALNQITARRSYTAFLPSDAYPYDISHLVKIKL, from the exons ATGGCATGCAAGATTAAAACATGGTATGCGATCCTTGTGCTACTGAAGTTGGTGTCACAGTTGCAAGATTGTGCTCATGCAGCTCCACAAGTGCCGTGTTTTTTCATTTTCGGAGACTCCTTGGCCGATAATGGCAACAACAACCACCTTGCAACCGATGCTAAGGCCAATTACCCCCCGTTCGGCATCGATTTCCTTAACCAAACCAGCACTGGAAGGTTTACTAACGGCCGAACCACGGTGGATGTTATAG GTGAACTTTTGGGCCTTGACAAAATTATCCCATCATTTGCAACTGCTAGAGCGAGGGACATACTAATTGGTGTTAATTATGCATCTGGGGGAGCAGGCATTCGTGATGAGACTGGAAAGCAACTG GGTGGTAGGATCAGCCTAAACAGGCAATTGCAAAATCACAAGGTTACGCTCTCGAGTTTGATTAAGTTACGAGGAACTCGAGAGTCAGCAGCAAATCACCTCAACAAGTGCTTATATTATGTTGCCATGGGCAGTAATGACTACCTAAACAACTACTTTGTGCCTGGTTATTACAACACAAGCAGGCTATACACCCCTGAACAATATGCCAAGGTCTTAATTGTTCAATATTATAAGCAATTAAAG AGATTGTACCATCTTGGAGCAAGGAAAATTGCCTTGCCAGGACTTGGACCAGTCGGGAGCATTCCTTATGCATTCTCTAATTTATGCCGCAGCAACGTAGCCACCTGTGTAGCAAATATAAACAGTGCAGCCCAGGTTTTTGATGCCAGACTTGTGCTGCTTGTTGATCGACTCAATAGAGATTTGAAGGATGCACATTTCATATATCTGAACAGTTCTGGGATGTCTTCTGGGGATCCTTCTGTTCTAG GATTCAAGGTTGTAGACGTTGGATGCTGTCCAGTACGCAGTGATGGTCAATGTATTCCAAACTCAAATCCGTGCAAAAATAGGACTGAATATGTATTTTGGGACGCTTTTCATCCTACCGAGGCTCTCAACCAAATCACCGCAAGAAGATCCTACACAGCTTTTCTCCCTTCTGATGCTTACCCCTATGATATCAGCCATTTAGTTAAAATCAAGCTCTAA
- the LOC118055337 gene encoding uncharacterized protein — MGACATKPKVLKEGETPEPVKEEVVVATGGGDEVVDKGVAVEEEEKKVVNVEKDTGAVGADNKVEAEIVDDSSKRRSLSNLFKENEAGKEPAESDKAPAEPEKSETSESSEKPTESAVAKEEPSTVKEQSVEKPEEPVKQEKVVTEAPEMLETSNSTNKPTEPAVAKEEPLATKEKSVEKPEEPVKEEKVVTEAPEKLETSNSTNKPTEPAVAKEEPLATKEQSVEKPEEPVKQEKVVTEAPEMLETSKNTNKPTEPAVAKEEPLAVKEQSVEKPEEPIKQEKVVTEEPVVVPGQETVKSEIPAEPVPVSGTVNAPVKVDTEKVTSEVTPGAAAEKTKITETIEEKKPEETK, encoded by the exons atgggAGCCTGTGCCACCAAGCCGAAGGTGTTGAAGGAGGGGGAGACTCCTGAGCCGGTCAAGGAGGAAGTTGTGGTGGCAACAGGTGGTGGTGATGAGGTTGTAGACAAGGGTGTTGCTGTggaggaagaggagaagaaggttGTCAATGTTGAGAAAGATACTGGTGCTGTTGGTGCTGATAATAAGGTGGAGGCTGAGATTGTTGATGATAGCAGTAAGAGACGATCTCTAAGTAATTTGTTCAAGGag AATGAAGCAGGGAAGGAGCCAGCAGAAAGTGACAAAGCACCAGCAGAACCAGAGAAATCAGAAACATCAGAGAGTAGTGAAAAACCTACCGAGTCTGCAGTGGCTAAAGAAGAACCATCAACAGTAAAGGAACAATCTGTGGAAAAGCCCGAGGAGCcagtaaaacaagaaaaagtagTAACCGAAGCACCCGAGATGTTAGAAACATCAAACAGCACTAATAAACCTACTGAGCCAGCAGTAGCAAAGGAGGAACCATTAGCAACGAAGGAAAAATCTGTGGAAAAGCCCGAGGAGCcagtaaaagaagaaaaagtagtaACCGAAGCGCCGGAGAAATTAGAAACATCAAACAGCACTAATAAACCTACTGAGCCAGCAGTAGCAAAGGAGGAACCATTAGCAACGAAGGAACAATCTGTGGAAAAGCCCGAGGAGCcagtaaaacaagaaaaagtagTAACCGAAGCACCCGAGATGTTAGAAACAtcaaaaaacactaataaaCCTACTGAGCCAGCAGTGGCAAAGGAGGAACCATTAGCAGTGAAGGAACAATCTGTGGAAAAGCCTGAGGAGCCtatcaaacaagaaaaagtaGTAACTGAAGAACCTGTAGTGGTGCCTGGACAAGAAACTGTGAAATCTGAAATTCCAGCTGAACCAGTGCCAGTTTCAGGAACTGTCAATGCTCCTGTAAAGGTAGACACAGAGAAAGTAACAAGTGAAGTCACACCAGGAGCAGCAGCAGAGAAGACTAAAATTACTGAAACAATAGAGGAGAAAAAACCAGAAGAGACTAAGTGA
- the LOC118055336 gene encoding uncharacterized protein translates to MQIPRWRNVLILKNSLVPALSQSITTKTHFASIHSTPITCDKRKSKRDGDERGSQQPSKAYIRYSIRQKPSAAKRALQGLLYNSGVSRSSFQHIEPIQSFDAEPSVGSRKKKLKAYAQRAKKYHQDRMRSKLRRESFSDDFGDPETISRATFKNKQYARSNKSFGSEPSGFEWREPPKWKNRRYRGWDATSETEYDSTSYSVGSHSDRTILGLPPTGPLKIEDVKNAFRLSALKWHPDKHQDASLAVAEEKFKLCVDAYKSICEALA, encoded by the exons atgcaAATACCCAGATGGAGAAACGTGTTGATACTCAAGAATTCATTGGTACCAGCTTTATCACAATCAATAACTACAAAGACCCATTTTGCTTCAATTCATTCTACACCTATTACATGTGATAAACGGAAGAGCAAACGGGACGGT GATGAAAGAGGATCTCAACAACCATCTAAG GCTTACATAAGATATTCAATACGCCAAAAACCCTCTGCTGCAAAGAGAGCATTGCAAGGCCTTCTGTACAATAGTGGAGTTTCTAGAAGTTCATTTCag CATATAGAACCGATACAATCATTTGATGCAGAGCCATCAGTTGGttccagaaaaaagaaattgaaggctTATGCTCAACGTGCTAAGAAATATCACCAAGACAGAATGAGAA GTAAGCTAAGAAGAGAGAGTTTCTCAGATGACTTTGGTGACCCCGAGACAATTTCTCGAGCTACAttcaaaaacaaacagtatGCGAGGTCTAACAAGTCTTTCGGAAGTGAACCATCTGGATTTGAGTGGAGAGAGCCTCCGAAGTGGAAGAATCGAAGATACAGAGGATGGGATGCTACTAGTGAAACAGAGTATGACAGTACTTCATATTCTGTAGGATCACATTCTGACAGAACAATACTTGGTCTGCCTCCAACTGGACCTCTAAAGATTGAAGATGTTAAGAATGC TTTCCGCCTCTCAGCTTTAAAATGGCATCCTGATAAGCATCAAGATGCTTCGCTG GCAGTCGCTGAAGAGAAATTCAAACTTTGTGTTGACGCATACAAATCAATATGTGAAGCTCTCGCCTGA
- the LOC118055335 gene encoding uncharacterized protein — protein MAGYETHHHQQQIPKEAAFQAINTIIQLHFEKTLEKKRAIDLQKKELHKLFLLFFIFLSLIFMAEAQPNRLQCRHCWAPITLLSLSHLIFYVSVAQTLRCINGFKYQRRCHKLTLGLATEKLRELKTRLASGGSDQYGHELVVSDEGELEIHYQEPPESYFGKFKRNWALHFGFLILIYSFMVSSSVVLLCY, from the coding sequence ATGGCAGGCTATGAAACCCACCACCACCAGCAACAAATCCCTAAAGAAGCAGCTTTCCAAGCCATAAACACCATAATCCAGCTCCACTTTGAAAAAAcccttgaaaagaaaagagctaTAGACCTCCAAAAGAAAGAACTTCACAaactcttccttctcttcttcatctttctttctctcatttTCATGGCTGAAGCTCAACCTAATCGCCTTCAATGCCGCCATTGCTGGGCACCCATTACTCTCCTCTCTTTATCACACCTCATCTTCTATGTCTCAGTGGCTCAAACCCTTAGGTGCATCAATGGATTCAAGTACCAAAGAAGGTGTCACAAGCTCACTCTTGGTTTAGCTACAGAGAAGTTAAGGGAGTTGAAGACGAGATTAGCTAGTGGTGGTAGTGACCAGTATGGCCACGAGCTAGTTGTTAGTGATGAGGGTGAACTTGAGATCCATTATCAAGAACCACCTGAGAGTTACTTTGGTAAGTTTAAGAGGAACTGGGCTTTGCATTTTGGGTTCTTGATCTTGATCTACAGCTTCATGGTATCTTCTTCCGTTGTTCTTCTTTGTTATTAG
- the LOC118055334 gene encoding trihelix transcription factor DF1, whose translation METSTTFPENSNAATGNRDSDEGDEEMRVKAEEGDQHSTGNRWPKQETLALLKIRSDMDVAFKDSSLKAPLWEEVSKKLNELGYNRSAKKCKEKFENIYKYHRRTKEGRSGRPNGKTYRFFEQLQALDNTEVLLPPPSSDKVHTSMAAALVNPVSFIPNAVPCSTQSPGMNFVDTTSTSTASTSSEEEEGTRKKKQKLTNFFERLMKEVIEKQENLQNKFLEAMEKCEQERIAREEAWKMQELDRIKRERELLVRERAIAAAKDAAVLAFLQKFSEQGISVQLPDNPIVPMKFPDNQTVPVPSSAPVQLPKNQAVPVENVVKTRENSSIESFVNISPSRWPKEEIEALIGLRAKLEFQYEENGPKGPLWEEISASMKKLGYDRSAKRCKEKWENMNKYFKRVKESNKRRPGDSKTCPYFQQLDALYREKNRRVDGSGFELKPEELLMHMIGGQGDQQQPESATTEDRESENVDQNQENYRDKEDGDGDGDGDRIVANDPSSMEIME comes from the exons ATGGAAACTTCAACAACTTTCCCGGAAAATTCAAACGCCGCCACCGGTAACCGGGATAGTGATGAAGGCGATGAAGAGATGAGAGTGAAAGCTGAAGAGGGTGACCAGCACTCAACAGGGAACAGGTGGCCAAAGCAAGAGACTTTAGCTTTGTTGAAGATAAGGTCTGATATGGATGTTGCATTTAAAGACTCTAGTCTTAAAGCTCCTCTATGGGAAGAGGTTTCAAA GAAATTGAATGAGCTTGGGTATAACAGAAGTGCCAAGAAATGCAAAGAGAAGTTTGAGAATATTTACAAGTATCATAGAAGAACCAAGGAAGGCCGGTCCGGTAGGCCAAATGGCAAGACATATAGGTTTTTTGAACAATTACAAGCTTTAGATAACACTGAGGTATTACTGCCACCTCCATCGTCAGATAAAGTTCATACTTCTATGGCCGCAGCCTTGGTAAACCCAGTAAGTTTCATTCCAAATGCTGTTCCATGTTCTACCCAAAGCCCTGGTATGAATTTTGTCGACACCACCTCTACTTCAACTGCATCTACTTCAAGTGAAGAAGAGGAAGGAACgagaaagaagaagcagaaattaacaaatttttttgagaGGTTGATGAAGGAAGTGATTGAGAAGCAAGAGAACTTGCAAAATAAGTTTCTAGAAGCAATGGAGAAATGCGAGCAAGAAAGGATAGCTAGAGAAGAAGCATGGAAGATGCAAGAATTGGATAGGATAAAGAGAGAACGGGAGCTTTTAGTTCGAGAAAGAGCGATTGCAGCTGCAAAAGATGCAGCTGTGCTTGCATTCTTACAGAAGTTCTCTGAGCAAGGTATCTCGGTGCAATTGCCTGACAATCCTATAGTTCCGATGAAATTTCCTGACAATCAAACAGTTCCAGTGCCATCGTCTGCTCCAGTGCAATTGCCCAAGAACCAAGCAGTTCCAGTGGAGAATGTTGTGAAGACTCGTGAAAATAGCAGCATTGAGAGTTTTGTTAATATTAGCCCATCAAGATGGCctaaagaagaaattgaagctTTGATCGGGCTAAGAGCTAAGCTTGAATTCCAGTATGAAGAAAATGGACCAAAAGGGCCACTGTGGGAGGAGATATCAGCTTCCATGAAAAAGCTTGGTTATGATAGGAGTGCAAAGAGATGCAAAGAGAAATGGGAGAATATGAACAAGTACTTCAAGAGGGTAAAGGAGAGCAATAAAAGAAGACCTGGGGACTCAAAAACTTGTCCTTATTTCCAACAGCTTGATGCTCTATACAGAGAGAAGAATAGGAGGGTTGATGGTTCAGGTTTTGAGTTGAAGCCTGAAGAACTTTTAATGCATATGATAGGTGGGCAAGGAGATCAACAACAGCCGGAATCTGCCACTACAGAAGACAGAGAAAGTGAAAATGTTGATCAGAATCAAGAGAACTACAGAGACAAGGAAGACGGGGACGGGGACGGTGACGGCGATCGAATTGTAGCTAATGATCCTTCTTCAATGGAAATTATGGAGTGA